The following are from one region of the Penaeus vannamei isolate JL-2024 chromosome 28, ASM4276789v1, whole genome shotgun sequence genome:
- the LOC138867100 gene encoding uncharacterized protein: protein MPRFHSIPEVWGAIAKLNNGKAPGMCSIPAELLKAMPRGLRPLLAAIWRSGTVPLDLLRGVVIPLWKGKGGRWDCSNHRGITLLSIPGKIPAHILLRGIRDHLLRQQKPASGESTIERILALRVIVECQCEFGRGLLAAYIDLKKAFDTVHRESLCDI from the coding sequence ATGCCGAGATTCCATTCCATTCCTGAAGTTTGGGGCGCGATCGCCAAGCTGAATAATGGTAAAGCACCAGGTATGTGCAGCATAcctgctgaactgttaaaggctatgCCACGGGGGTTACGTCCTcttctggctgccatctggcggtccggtaccgttcctcttGACCtcttgaggggtgtggtcatccctctctggaaggggaaggggggccgatgggactgcagcaatcaccgaggcatcacactgctcagtataccaggcaagattcctgcccacatccttctgagaggtATCAGAGACCACTTACTGAGGCAACAGAAACCCGCTTCTGGTGAGTCCACAATAGAgcgtatccttgcacttcgagtcattgtagagtgccaaTGTGAGTTCggccgtgggctgcttgcagcctatattgacctcaagaaggcgttcgatacagtgcatcgggaatcactctgtgatatctga